One part of the Marispirochaeta sp. genome encodes these proteins:
- the xseB gene encoding exodeoxyribonuclease VII small subunit: MKGFEERLNRLEELSEKIHDENVDLDQAMAFFEEGIKLARALENDLASVERKIEILVNQADSEEEKPVMELFPELNTGKE; this comes from the coding sequence ATGAAGGGATTTGAAGAACGCCTGAACCGGTTGGAAGAGTTGAGCGAAAAGATTCATGATGAAAATGTCGACCTTGATCAGGCCATGGCTTTCTTTGAAGAGGGGATAAAGCTTGCCCGGGCCCTGGAAAACGATCTGGCCAGTGTTGAACGGAAGATCGAGATTCTGGTAAACCAGGCGGATTCCGAGGAAGAGAAACCGGTAATGGAGCTGTTTCCTGAACTAAACACAGGGAAAGAATAG
- a CDS encoding DUF192 domain-containing protein, with translation MNHTRGSAAKSFCQGFKKFTGSGLVLIILFLLAVLNTSCSTSEETMEIRIKGKRFTVEVAGSQEERSRGLMYRETLSEDRGMLFVFPHDQQVSFWMKNTQIPLSVAYISKDGTIKEIHDLVPYSEQPVHSSHSVRFALELNRGAFGNAGITVGDSIEGLPNK, from the coding sequence TTGAATCATACGAGAGGATCAGCCGCGAAGAGTTTCTGTCAAGGTTTTAAAAAGTTCACCGGATCGGGACTCGTTTTAATAATTCTGTTTTTGCTGGCGGTACTGAATACCTCCTGCAGCACCTCAGAAGAGACCATGGAGATCCGCATTAAAGGAAAGCGTTTTACCGTCGAGGTGGCCGGCTCACAGGAAGAACGAAGCCGGGGTCTTATGTACAGGGAAACGCTCTCCGAGGACAGGGGTATGCTCTTTGTTTTTCCCCATGACCAGCAAGTGAGCTTCTGGATGAAAAACACGCAGATCCCTCTCTCTGTCGCCTATATTTCCAAAGACGGTACCATAAAAGAGATCCACGACCTGGTTCCCTATTCTGAACAACCGGTACATTCAAGCCATTCCGTACGCTTTGCCCTGGAATTAAACCGCGGCGCCTTTGGAAATGCCGGAATAACTGTCGGTGACAGCATCGAAGGCCTGCCAAATAAATAG
- the larA gene encoding nickel-dependent lactate racemase, whose amino-acid sequence MHFDLKYGKITNPLDIKEECILDIIYPKKKSPPEDTHAAVEIALKKPLGTEPLVTMLKKRQPKRLVIVVNDITRPTPYSSLMPPLLRSIEESGVPRENVTLITATGIHRPHTPEENLQVYGRELVENYRIVCHDAEDDENLVRKGTLPSGYDFLLNRVVDEADFLITIGVVMPHFFAGYSGGRKSILPGVSGKSTVQLNHARMVELMDDLPPVRENPISLEMIHAARIAGVDFILNAVTDDNGTMIDVYAGDLEDAWYAAVDTSEELYVTEIRELADICIASASGHPRDINIYQAQKALDHADKATRPGGTIILVADCSGGYGDQVFEDFMRAGLSPEGIMKRVKEDFIMGGHKAYCFAKVAAEKRVILVSNVSKEETATLFAKKAASPQEALNESLRRHEKGARVRVLPEGGITVPALLT is encoded by the coding sequence GTGCACTTTGACCTGAAATACGGCAAAATTACGAATCCCCTGGATATAAAGGAAGAGTGTATACTCGACATTATCTATCCGAAAAAAAAATCACCCCCGGAGGACACGCACGCTGCGGTGGAAATCGCACTGAAGAAGCCGTTGGGAACGGAACCGCTGGTAACGATGCTCAAGAAACGGCAGCCGAAGCGGCTTGTGATTGTTGTTAACGATATTACCCGCCCTACCCCCTACTCCAGCCTGATGCCCCCCCTTCTGCGTTCTATCGAGGAGTCTGGAGTACCCCGGGAGAATGTTACCCTTATTACCGCGACGGGTATCCACCGACCTCATACGCCGGAGGAGAATCTGCAGGTCTACGGCAGGGAGCTGGTGGAGAATTACCGCATTGTGTGCCACGACGCCGAGGATGACGAAAATCTTGTCCGCAAGGGGACGCTCCCCTCAGGATACGATTTTCTGCTGAACAGGGTTGTAGACGAGGCGGATTTTCTGATTACCATAGGTGTTGTTATGCCCCACTTCTTTGCCGGTTACTCCGGCGGACGCAAATCGATCCTTCCAGGTGTTTCCGGAAAATCCACAGTGCAGCTTAACCATGCCAGAATGGTCGAGTTGATGGATGATCTTCCGCCTGTCCGGGAAAACCCCATAAGCCTTGAAATGATTCACGCCGCCCGTATTGCAGGGGTGGATTTTATACTTAATGCAGTAACGGATGATAATGGAACGATGATTGACGTTTATGCCGGAGACCTGGAAGATGCCTGGTACGCCGCAGTTGACACATCAGAAGAACTCTACGTAACCGAAATCCGGGAGCTTGCAGATATCTGCATAGCCTCCGCCAGCGGACATCCCCGTGACATTAACATCTATCAGGCCCAAAAAGCTCTTGATCATGCCGACAAGGCCACCCGGCCGGGGGGGACCATCATCCTTGTCGCTGATTGTTCAGGCGGTTACGGCGACCAGGTTTTTGAGGATTTCATGCGGGCGGGGCTCTCCCCGGAGGGTATAATGAAAAGGGTTAAAGAGGATTTTATTATGGGCGGACACAAGGCTTACTGTTTCGCCAAGGTGGCGGCGGAAAAGCGGGTAATCCTGGTCTCCAACGTTTCGAAAGAGGAGACGGCCACACTTTTTGCGAAAAAAGCTGCGAGTCCCCAGGAAGCCCTGAATGAGTCCCTCCGCCGGCACGAAAAGGGTGCCAGGGTCAGAGTGCTTCCCGAGGGTGGGATCACCGTTCCCGCTCTGCTGACCTGA